Part of the Flavobacterium okayamense genome, TTATTTCAACTGATTATATTTGGAAAAATAGTGCTCGAAATTTAAAAATTCTATCATACTTAATTTTGTCTTTTAATTTGTTGAATAGATTAATAATTTCAATTACTTTGTTGAGAGTGTCAAACAAGAAATAATTTTTTGAATTTATTAATATTTGGCAAAAACAATTTTTCTACCTTTACGTTGTAAAACCTATGTGCGATAACTAGCGATATCTACATTTAATTTTATAATGTTTGGAAAATAATCAAGTTGGATCATTAATCATTATTGGTACCGCGCTAATTGTTATATTAGTGTTGGTGCTTTTGTTTTTAGCGGTTTTCTATCAAACCTACGTTTTAAAAATGAAGCGCAAAGAAGCCGAATTGCTTTTAAAAACTTCCTTAGAAAGTGAAAAAAATGAACGCCAACGTATTGCTGCAGATATTCACGATGGTGTTTCGGGCGATTTAAATGCGGTTAGAAATTTTATTTCTATTCTTCTTCGCACAGAAACTGATGCCGATAAAAAAGAAATGTTTACAGAAATTAATAATGGAGTAGAAGCAGCATTAGAAAACACACGTTTGGTTTCGTATAAATTAATGCCACCACTTTTAGAAAAAGCTGGTTTTGTTCCAGCAGTTCAAGATTATTTAGATAGAATTAATAAAACTAGTGAAGCTAATTTTAACTTACATGTAAACGGATTTGCTTATGAAATTCCACAAGATAAAGCTTATGAATTGTTTCGAATAACTCAAGAATTTACATCAAACATGATGAAATACGGAAAAATTTCACAATGTACAATTGGCTTAAATGATCATGCTGAAAGTTTTTCACTCCTAATCGAAGACGACGGAATTCCGTATAATTTTAAAGATTTATATGCTACTTCTAAAGGTGCTGGTTTAAAGAATATTAGCTCGAGAATTAAAGTTATTGAGGCAAATTTTGAACAAATTCCGCAAGAAAAGGGAAATAAATTTGTACTTTCGGTTAAAAAGTAACCCATGAATATTGCCATAGTTGATGACCATCAATTATTTAGAAAAAGTTTAGCACTTTTAGTAAATTCTTTTGAAGGAATTAATGTTGCCTATCAAGCCGAAAACGGAAAAGAGTTTTTAGAAAAATTAGCTACAAACCCTATCGATTTAGTTTTACTAGATATTCAAATGCCAGAAATGGACGGTTTTGAAACGAGTAAAATTCTTCGCGAAAAATATCCCGATTTATATATTATCATCATTTCGCAACTAACAACAAAAGAAAGTATTCATAAAGTTATGGAATTGGGCGCTCATGGATTTTTTACTAAAAATTCAAACCCTGAACAATTAGAAGAGGCCATAAAAAGTGTTCGCGATAAAGGGTATTATTTTGGTAACGAATTGGGGTCAATTTTGCGTGAAGCCTTACTTTGGGAAAAAAGCGCTAATCAATCTACAACAGAATATATGAATCCTGATGTTTCGTTTACGGCTCGAGAGATTGATATTATAAAATTAGCTGCAAAGGAATATAGTAGTAGAGAAATAGCTGATGAATTAAATATTGCCCAGCGAACTGTTGAAACACATCGACGTCATTTAATGGAGAAGACAGAATCTAAAAACATCATTGGAGTTGTGGTTTATGCCCTAAAATATAATTTAGTAAAACTAAACGAAATTTAACTACTCGTAATTAATGTAATAAGGTTTACTGATTTGAAAGTCCGAAATGGATAAATCAGAATTTTCAAAAGAATTTGTTTTAAAAATATTATTTCCGTCAAAAGGAATACTTGGATAGTAAGAGAAAGAAATTTGGAAACTATTAAAAACCAAGTAATCATTATTAATAAGAAATCCAATACTAAATTTTGAAAAAATAGGTGTCTTTAAAAATGAAACGTCATTGTTTATTAACGAACCAAATGTTGCGTTAAAATAAGGACTAAATCTAAAGCCATTCCAATTTCCAGGTGTATAAGTTTGTGTTTGTAAATTTAACACCCATTTTTGAGTTCCTGTAATAGGGCTGCTAAAGCCTTCTATTCCCATATTGTTGTTTAGCGTTAACAAATCTTTTTCAGAATTTAAACGATTGTTGCCCCAAGTAAAACTTGGCTTGACAAATTGACGCATTTTCCATCTTCCTAATGGAATTAAATTAGTAAAATAATTGAATTCAAATTTTATTGCTGATTGTTCTGCTTTTCCGCTGTTAAAATATGAACCAAATTCAGTAGACCCACTTAAATAACCAAAAGAATATTTCCTGCCATAAGCAATTTTTGAACCTAGATATAATCGGTTAATTCCGAATTTTTCTTGATTTCCAAATGTTAATGCGTAGGTTTCTCCATAAGGAATATCTTCTATGATGTCGTAATTGAAAAGAAATTTATCTTGATAATATTGACGCGAAGAAACACCAATTAACCCAATAATATTCTTCTCATTCGAATAATAATTATATAAATCAATTGTAGGTTCTGGTTTTCTTTTATAAATCCTCTTGTTGAATGTTAATGAAGTAATCAAACGTGTTGTTCGACTTTTATATGAGTTGTCATTATGAATTTTAAAAGAACGACCTATCCAATAATCCTCATATTGTGATTTTGTGTCTTGTACTACAATACTATCAGCAATAACTTGATCAAATGAATATTTTTGTGTTGCATTTTGAAAATTAGCACCAAAAGCCCACTTTGTTAATGGCGAATAAAACCCTCTGTTAATACCAACTGTTCTGTTGCTATTTTTATCGAAATCATTATTGTAACGAAGATCAATTGAAATAAAAGTATTCTTAATATTGTTAATAGAATATCGAGATGAAATTGTTTTTTGATGATCTTCAAAACGATATTTATATGTTCCGCTTATTTGATGACCAAGACCTAATAGATTTCTTTCGGTTAGCTTAACATCTCCTTGGTTAGTAGATAAGTTTCCGTTTGGTAATAAGCTCCAAGAGTCTAAAACTTTCACAGAAACATCAACAGTATCAGCTGAGTTTGTTGGTAAAATTTCAATTTGGGTTCGTCGTGTATACCTCTGGCGTCTAATTAAACGTTCAGATTCAACAATTTTTAAAGAATCATACTCTTCATATTCTTTAAATAATAACAAATTCTTTATTGTAAATTTTCGAGTTTTAATATGTGTCGAATTGCCAATTTTCTCGATTTTTTTCCTTGGTTTTTTCAAAGTGTCATTTAATGAATAACCAAAGGGATCATAACTATCTATATAAATATTACGAATAATTTTCCCTTTGTGTTTTATATGATTAATTTCGGGTTTAGTATTTTTAGGAGAAACTTGAGAACTCGGCTTTTTTTGTAAAGCTCTCTTATTAAAAAACAAATGATAAAAGAATTCTGATGTTTTCGACTTTCTTGAAAAATCGTAAATATTACGATATACTTTTGTAGAATCTTTTATCTCTTCACTATTTTGACTGTAAGAAATAGTATTCATTAAAAGTAAAAGAATAAGGGGTAGAATTAAATTATATATTTTTTTGATTTTCATTCAAAAAATGACATTCTAGTTGAAACGCTAAAATACTATAATAAAGTATTCCCTAATAAATAAAATACTATCAAATTATTAGTGTTTCATTTTGTTAGCTTACAAAATAAATCTAATGTGTTTTTTGAATAAGGTTGTAAAGAATAATCTTGTGTAGTTATTGTATTTACTAATTGATTGTTGTTTTTTAAAAGCTTCTTTCTGTTTAATCTATTTGCAAACTCATATGGGATTTTTAATAATCCCGATGGTAAATTTTGCTCCAAATTAAAAATATCAAATTTTAAAAACTTCTTAACAGATAAACTGTTTTTTAAATAATATTGATCTGTTTTAGGGTTTCCCTCTATGCCATTAATCGAATAAACTTCAAAGTGATTTTTTACCAAATCCTCTAATTCGGAAAAATTAAACTCTTTAAAATGCCAGGGGTTTCTAGCTAAAGTTTTAATCTTATTTGGAGTTGATATAAATGCGATTCCATTTGGTTTTAACAAGCGATGAATTTCTTTAATAAACAAATTTACATCCTTAATATGCTCAATTACTTGAAACGATATAATACAATCAAAACTGTTAGATTCTAATTCGGTTAAAGGCGGAATTTTTAATTTTAATGTTTTTACTTTAGGATATTGTTTAGCAATATATTTTAATGAAATCTTTGATTTATCAACTACTGTTAAAGTATTTACTTTATCTATAATGCGATTTATTCCATAACCTTCTCCACAGCCAATTTCTAGTACATCGCCGTATAATTGACTAGAAACAATTTCATAAGCCTTAACCGTCCTTTGGTATAAAGGATTGTCAGATTTTATGGAAGATGATGTTACTTCTGTTGAGAATAAAAACATAATTAATACGGCCAGTTTTTAATTTTCCAGTGATTAAAATAAGTCATAAAATTAGTAAACTCCAAGGGATTTATCTCTAATGAATTTGCGTCTCCAGGATATTGTTGAAGCATTTGTGAATACATATTCATTAATTTTTCACCTTGTTTAACATTAATGATTGGGTTTTTTGGATTAAAAGAAGTAATCCAGTTTAATTCGTTCCAAATATTGTTAATGGCCAGGTTACAAATTTGCATTCCTTTTTCTTTTTCTCCAATTCTAAAGTATAATCTTCCTAAAGCAAAAGCATA contains:
- a CDS encoding response regulator transcription factor produces the protein MNIAIVDDHQLFRKSLALLVNSFEGINVAYQAENGKEFLEKLATNPIDLVLLDIQMPEMDGFETSKILREKYPDLYIIIISQLTTKESIHKVMELGAHGFFTKNSNPEQLEEAIKSVRDKGYYFGNELGSILREALLWEKSANQSTTEYMNPDVSFTAREIDIIKLAAKEYSSREIADELNIAQRTVETHRRHLMEKTESKNIIGVVVYALKYNLVKLNEI
- a CDS encoding sensor histidine kinase; this encodes MENNQVGSLIIIGTALIVILVLVLLFLAVFYQTYVLKMKRKEAELLLKTSLESEKNERQRIAADIHDGVSGDLNAVRNFISILLRTETDADKKEMFTEINNGVEAALENTRLVSYKLMPPLLEKAGFVPAVQDYLDRINKTSEANFNLHVNGFAYEIPQDKAYELFRITQEFTSNMMKYGKISQCTIGLNDHAESFSLLIEDDGIPYNFKDLYATSKGAGLKNISSRIKVIEANFEQIPQEKGNKFVLSVKK
- a CDS encoding class I SAM-dependent methyltransferase, with protein sequence MFLFSTEVTSSSIKSDNPLYQRTVKAYEIVSSQLYGDVLEIGCGEGYGINRIIDKVNTLTVVDKSKISLKYIAKQYPKVKTLKLKIPPLTELESNSFDCIISFQVIEHIKDVNLFIKEIHRLLKPNGIAFISTPNKIKTLARNPWHFKEFNFSELEDLVKNHFEVYSINGIEGNPKTDQYYLKNSLSVKKFLKFDIFNLEQNLPSGLLKIPYEFANRLNRKKLLKNNNQLVNTITTQDYSLQPYSKNTLDLFCKLTK